Proteins encoded in a region of the Ptychodera flava strain L36383 chromosome 4, AS_Pfla_20210202, whole genome shotgun sequence genome:
- the LOC139130607 gene encoding anti-sigma-I factor RsgI2-like, which translates to MSFHTYTATPVCTTISTPVHNNTGTQVHTYTATPVHTYTATPVCTTISTPVHNNTGTPVHTYTATRVDTHSATPFHTYTATPVCTTSTPVHTYTATPVHTHSATPVHTYTTPVHTYTATSVCTIFST; encoded by the coding sequence ATGTCATTCCACACCTACACTGCCACACCAGTCTGCACAACCATTAGCACCCCAGTCCATAACAATACCGGCACCCAAGTCCATACCTACACTGCCACCCCAGTCCACACCTACACTGCCACACCAGTCTGCACAACCATTAGCACCCCAGTCCATAACAATACCGGCACCCCAGTCCACACCTACACGGCCACACGAGTCGACACCCACTCTGCCACACCATTCCACACCTACACTGCCACACCAGTCTGCACAACCAGCACCCCAGTCCACACCTACACTGCCACACCAGTCCACACCCACTCTGCCACACCAGTCCACACCTACACCACCCCAGTCCACACCTACACTGCCACATCAGTCTGCACAATATTCAGCACTTAA